Proteins encoded together in one Cyanobium sp. WAJ14-Wanaka window:
- a CDS encoding ferredoxin, which produces MIAHHLLLCATPTKGLCCPDPELGVASWETLKRLVRELGLEDPARPGGIVLRTKADCLRICSQGPVLLIWPEGIVYGGVGPDQIERIVREHVIGQRPIEEWIIKRLPFQGAPPSCVAGTSS; this is translated from the coding sequence GTGATTGCCCATCACCTGCTGCTCTGCGCGACCCCAACCAAGGGGCTCTGCTGCCCCGATCCCGAGCTCGGAGTTGCCAGCTGGGAAACCCTCAAGCGTTTGGTGCGTGAGCTGGGGCTAGAGGATCCGGCCAGGCCTGGGGGCATCGTGCTGCGCACCAAGGCCGACTGCCTGCGCATCTGCAGCCAGGGTCCGGTGCTGTTGATCTGGCCGGAGGGAATCGTCTATGGCGGCGTGGGGCCCGATCAAATCGAGCGAATCGTCAGGGAACACGTGATCGGCCAACGGCCGATTGAGGAGTGGATCATCAAGCGGCTGCCCTTCCAAGGCGCCCCCCCGAGCTGCGTTGCAGGCACCAGCTCCTGA
- a CDS encoding alpha/beta fold hydrolase: MASGLESGLAMEGPFQQRWPWLGPDLQTLRDSVWPACLPADRGIARSIEIGPGEELIAFEDRPWGAALSPGPPRGWVLLLHGLGGSSNRQGVRRQALALQAAGFGVWRLNLRGAGASRPLAKGTYAASCNSDLLPVLAQCRQWAGGLPLLGVGLSLGGTMLLNALAAQPDGLDGLALVSSPLDLLACASQIELPRNGLYRIWLLQRLRAQTLADPFGLTAEERQSLEAGGGPRTIRGFDAAITAPRWGHRSVEAYYQAASPLAWLPERAPDLPPTILIHAADDPWVPVAGALQLRQAVEQAVEQFGPINFEVLISAQGGHNGFHGRKGRTGRSGRNPDGFKASWSDGLVRSWCLQRSSGGRLGRAAA, translated from the coding sequence ATGGCGTCGGGATTGGAGTCGGGATTGGCAATGGAGGGCCCTTTCCAGCAACGCTGGCCCTGGCTTGGCCCCGACCTCCAAACCCTCAGGGATAGCGTTTGGCCGGCCTGCTTGCCGGCGGATCGGGGCATCGCCCGCAGCATTGAGATTGGCCCGGGGGAAGAGCTAATTGCCTTTGAGGACAGGCCATGGGGGGCGGCTCTCTCGCCAGGGCCGCCGAGGGGCTGGGTGCTGCTGCTCCATGGCCTGGGCGGTAGCAGTAATCGCCAGGGGGTTCGGCGCCAGGCGCTGGCCCTGCAAGCCGCGGGCTTTGGGGTGTGGCGGCTCAATTTGCGCGGTGCCGGTGCCAGCCGCCCCCTTGCCAAAGGCACCTACGCGGCCAGCTGCAACAGCGATCTGTTGCCGGTGCTGGCCCAATGCCGCCAATGGGCGGGTGGCCTTCCCTTGCTTGGGGTAGGGCTTTCCCTGGGGGGCACGATGCTGCTCAACGCCCTCGCCGCCCAGCCCGACGGCCTCGATGGCCTGGCCCTAGTGAGCAGCCCCCTGGACCTACTTGCCTGTGCAAGCCAAATCGAACTGCCCCGCAATGGCTTGTATCGGATTTGGTTGCTCCAGCGCCTGAGGGCCCAAACCCTGGCCGATCCCTTTGGTCTTACTGCCGAGGAGCGGCAATCACTGGAGGCTGGCGGGGGACCCCGCACGATTCGGGGTTTTGATGCGGCGATCACCGCTCCGCGCTGGGGCCATCGATCGGTCGAGGCCTACTACCAGGCGGCCTCCCCCCTGGCTTGGCTGCCAGAGCGGGCCCCGGACTTGCCCCCGACCATCTTGATCCATGCCGCCGACGACCCCTGGGTGCCAGTGGCAGGCGCCCTTCAATTGCGGCAAGCCGTCGAGCAAGCCGTCGAGCAATTTGGCCCAATCAATTTTGAGGTGCTGATTTCAGCCCAAGGCGGCCACAACGGATTTCATGGGCGCAAAGGCCGCACTGGGCGATCTGGCCGCAACCCGGATGGCTTTAAGGCCTCCTGGAGTGATGGCCTGGTCAGGAGCTGGTGCCTGCAACGCAGCTCGGGGGGGCGCCTTGGAAGGGCAGCCGCTTGA